The genomic stretch CTCGATTGTCTTGAAGGTCAGCGCGGCAGACTTCAAGTCCATTGCGGACGCGTATCCCTCGGTTTGGCGACAGGTCACTCGGCAACTGGTCGATCGACTACACCAGCGAAACGACATGGTGCTTCCTGCCCATCAGTCATCCCACGTATTCATCATTTGCTCGGTCGAGGCACTCCCTATTGCCCGGGCAATCGAGAATAACCTTGAGCACGACAAGTTCTTCGTAAAGACCTGGACACAAGGCGTTTTCCGCGCATCGCAGTACGCCCTTGAAAGCCTCGAAGAGCAACTGGACGAGTGCGATTTTGCCATCGCAATCGCACAGCCGGACGACTCCGTCACAATGCGCGAGGAAACCAAGAATACGCCGCGCGACAACGTCATTTTCGAGCTTGGCCTGTTCGTAGGACGACTTGGCAGGGCACGAACCTTCCTTCTTGAGCCTAGGGGTGACGAGGTACATCTGCCGTCAGATCTGAAAGGGCTGACAACCATCGGATATCGCCTAACGAAAAGTGAAGACCAGCTGCCCTCCAGCCTATCTCCAGCCTGCAATCAGCTACGCACCATTTTCAACAAGCTAGGACCGAAGTAACGGATATCTGTCAACAAGCAAATTTGGCATGCGCTTGCCTACCGCATTGCAGCGCGCCCAATCACCCGAAGGAGTGATCGATGAGCAAGAGCTGGAACCATGATCGCGCTGCAAAACACATAGACCAGAAGATCGCTGATGTTGAGGAAATCACCATCAAGGATTACGTGCGCGACATGTCGTTGGAATCGATTCCTACCAGTACCGCGTACCGCGTGGATGGGGTCCACATGTATGCGGACATCATGAATCTCGAGGACATGCTGAACATCACTGCAGTCGAGGGCACAGAGTGTCACAAGCGCACGCTGCGCTTTCTTGACCAGCACTACCGGGCAGTCAAGCGAATTCTCAACAAGGTTGATGCGCGCCGCGTCGACTTCCACAGTCAGCGGCTGCACTCCCTTTTCACTAAGCCGTACAACACTGAGTCCGGCGCTGAGACCAAGCGTGTTCAACGCGCCGTTGCGACTGCGCAATTGATCATTGACGTGCTTGCAGAGACGGGCGACGACGATGAGCAAATCCCAGCAGCCAAGGTTCGAATTGGCATCGATACCGGCCTAGCTCTTGCTGTAAACAATGGCCGCAGCGGGTACCGCGAACCCTTGTTCCTGGGCGATCCAGCGAACCATGCCGCGAAACTGGCCAGTAATAACAAGGCCAGGGGTATCTATCTGACCAACAATGCTCGTAAGGCCATCGGCCTTGCGGAAAGCGATGAGCCGGAAAAATCTGCCCTAACCGCGATAGAGATCAAGGCATGTCAGGATGCGGCCAAGCTGGATGTCACGTCCGACGAGATCGTCGAGGAGTGGCGTGAGGATCTGAAAAAGAACCCCATTGGCGGTTACCAGTTTTCCCGCCAAACCCCACCCCTGCGTGATATGGACATTTACTCGCTGACTCCGGCCAACTCGAAGCGACAGGAGATGGTGAGCCTCTACGCCGATATTGATGGCTTCACAGCCTACGTGGCCGATCACATCAACGAGAAGACCGACGATGTCGTGCGGACTTTGCATGTCATCCGCTCCGAGCTGGAGCGGGTCGTGACTTCCGACTTCGAAGGGCGCCGGGTGCGCTTCATCGGAGACTGCGTGCAAGCCCTATCCTGTGACGGCACCGCGCATACTACTGACGAAGAGAAGTCAGTATCCGAGGCCACACGGCTAGCAGGTGCACTGCGCAGCAGCTTCAATCTCGCAATTGAGCGGCTGAACGCCGAAGGTATTGAAACCGGCGACCTCGGCCTCGCGATTGGCTTCGATCTGGGCCCAATAGCCGTCACGCGCCTGGGCGCCAAGGGTAATAGAGTTAGGTGCGCTATCGGGCGTAGCGTGATCGAGTCTGAGAAACGCCAATGCGCGTGTTCGGGGGTGGAAACCGCGATCGGGCAAGTAGCTTACGACGCAGCATCGAAAGCTGTGCAGAACCTGTTTGGGAAGAGTCGTAAGACATCACACCTGGACTACAACGAAGCTACCGAAGCCCTGGCAGATGATGGGGACGCATCTGCGAAGCAAGCTCGCTCGGAAGCCTATGCGGGTTCCGCCGCCATCATTCGCGCAGATGAGCGTCAGGTGCAGCCCCACTCCCGCCAGAAAGTAGACGGCAGCCGTTGAGCACAGCGCTCGACCTGATTGCACAGGTCGCCCCAGATTTCGGGGGTACCTGTGTAACATCCGTTCCGCAGACAGCAACGCTTGATCTTCCGATTCGGCTGGTGGACGGGAGAACGCTCCCCTACAAGCTGCATTTACGCCAAGACGGTGAATGGATAGAAGCACGCGAAAGCACACCACATCACTTGCCAGGCTTTTGCCCGGAACGGCACATCAATTATGATGGTACGTTCTGTCTGTTTTACGCGGGCGCCAATCCGCTTCCTGTCTCAGACGAGCCGTCCGCTCGTGCCTGGCTTGAGACAATCTACAAATACCTAAAGCTTCAAGAGCGCGCTCGCACTCTGCGCAGATGGCCGAATGGTTCCGCGTGGGCACACGGCGACGCAGCTCGACATCAACTGCGAGCGCAGAAGGCTGCGAGCGCAATCAGTGGCAAAATCGCTAACGATCTTGCGGTAAATCAGCTAGGGCTCAAGCGCAGAAAGTCCAAAGAGCGACCTATCTTGGATGTGATCTCCGGAACAGTGCCTTTGTTTAGCGTGTGGGAAAAGTCCCGGCGGGTAATCAACCAAAAAAGGCGCTGCTTCTGCGGCCTGTATGGACGCCGCCGTCCTAAACGAATTCGACGCTGCCATGACCATGCAAAGCAGGCTACCGAACTGGCTTTCGCATTGCGGGACTGGGAAGAGGCTGAGCGGCAATATTGGGACTCCATGCACGGCAAGCCTTGCTGTGGTTCCTGCGATAGCTGCCCACTCAGCCCATAAGTCCCGGTGTAATTCGGGCTGGTCCCCAGGCGAGTCGGCATCTGGACTAGCAGCCCGCCGCTCATACCGGGGACGTTTCGTCTGATCAGGCAACTGGCAGGAGCAACAACAGGATCTTAACCCTGAGCAGTCGAAGGCCATGATGACCGGCCGGTACCCCGTTTTTAGTACTTGGCAGAAGTAACGGCCAGGCCACGGGGGCCTACCTCAAGATGCTCCTAAAAGAGAAAATAAATTAATGTACGCCAGGGCTTCCAGCCCCTCCCCTTCGAACATAACATCACGTCACGTTACAAACCTAAGCCAGGTGCCCATGCCTATGAAAACTAGCAATCGCGTTGTGATCGAGGTTGATCCTGCCCAAAAGCAGCAGATCTACGCCGCACTCAAGGCGCGTGGGTTGACCATGCGTGAGTGGTTTCTGCAGCAGGTGAGTCAGGAGCTTTCCATTCCGCAGCCCACCCCACCCTCCAGTCAGTCGAGCAACGATTAAGTATTTCTCAGGGAGTCGAGCAGATGCTCAAGACAGTCAAGCAGGCATGCACATTCAACCCCATCATTCGCGACTACCCAACTAGGCGAAGAGGAAGCCATCAAGCCCTACTGGGTCAATGGCCCTCGCGCGGTCGATCAGGCTGGCTGGAAGAAAATTATCGGGGACAAACCGACCCTGATCATGCTCGATGAGTTGCCGCCCTACCTTGAAAAC from Pseudomonas fluorescens encodes the following:
- a CDS encoding E2 domain-associated cysteine-rich protein, whose amino-acid sequence is MSTALDLIAQVAPDFGGTCVTSVPQTATLDLPIRLVDGRTLPYKLHLRQDGEWIEARESTPHHLPGFCPERHINYDGTFCLFYAGANPLPVSDEPSARAWLETIYKYLKLQERARTLRRWPNGSAWAHGDAARHQLRAQKAASAISGKIANDLAVNQLGLKRRKSKERPILDVISGTVPLFSVWEKSRRVINQKRRCFCGLYGRRRPKRIRRCHDHAKQATELAFALRDWEEAERQYWDSMHGKPCCGSCDSCPLSP
- the pycTIR gene encoding Pycsar phage resistance system effector protein PycTIR, whose translation is MTTGKLIDRFEGPSGRAVLEEVLLEQKLVLGNQDLARRLAEVGTLEEIAKDAVLITEDAEDSEVYFIITGHFQVKVHDREVATRGGGDHVGEMAALVPTAKRSATVLATEPSIVLKVSAADFKSIADAYPSVWRQVTRQLVDRLHQRNDMVLPAHQSSHVFIICSVEALPIARAIENNLEHDKFFVKTWTQGVFRASQYALESLEEQLDECDFAIAIAQPDDSVTMREETKNTPRDNVIFELGLFVGRLGRARTFLLEPRGDEVHLPSDLKGLTTIGYRLTKSEDQLPSSLSPACNQLRTIFNKLGPK
- the pycC gene encoding Pycsar phage resistance system uridylate cyclase PycC → MSKSWNHDRAAKHIDQKIADVEEITIKDYVRDMSLESIPTSTAYRVDGVHMYADIMNLEDMLNITAVEGTECHKRTLRFLDQHYRAVKRILNKVDARRVDFHSQRLHSLFTKPYNTESGAETKRVQRAVATAQLIIDVLAETGDDDEQIPAAKVRIGIDTGLALAVNNGRSGYREPLFLGDPANHAAKLASNNKARGIYLTNNARKAIGLAESDEPEKSALTAIEIKACQDAAKLDVTSDEIVEEWREDLKKNPIGGYQFSRQTPPLRDMDIYSLTPANSKRQEMVSLYADIDGFTAYVADHINEKTDDVVRTLHVIRSELERVVTSDFEGRRVRFIGDCVQALSCDGTAHTTDEEKSVSEATRLAGALRSSFNLAIERLNAEGIETGDLGLAIGFDLGPIAVTRLGAKGNRVRCAIGRSVIESEKRQCACSGVETAIGQVAYDAASKAVQNLFGKSRKTSHLDYNEATEALADDGDASAKQARSEAYAGSAAIIRADERQVQPHSRQKVDGSR